A segment of the Phoenix dactylifera cultivar Barhee BC4 chromosome 15, palm_55x_up_171113_PBpolish2nd_filt_p, whole genome shotgun sequence genome:
aacttatttGAATAgcctttttatttaaaaataggttGATTATGTTGTTCATAGGCATTTACTTATCTCACATCAAACTGTTGAGGGTTTACAAAGTTGATTAGGTAAGAGAGGGAATGGCTGCAATAAGAATCAACAAAGTGAACTCTAGAGCTGGTTAATTAAATTACAAAGCTGATTAGGTAAGAGAGGGAATGGCTGCAATAAGAATCAACAAAGTGAACTCTAGAGCTAgttaattaaatttgaaatgtTTATACAAAGCTATATTCTAACTTGACTATAAGAAAGATAAGAGTACAATTGAGGATTAGATAAAAATGATACCAAAGTTATATTCTAATTTGAACTCTAGAACTAgttaattaaatttgaaatgtTTATATGAGAGAATCAACAGGACCAAAAGATTTCCTTCAAACTTCTTGTTAAAGAAGGATTTGAAGAGATTAGAGCTTAGTAGATTTAGCGCATGGGATTGGCCAACTagagtcttttctttttttcttttcttttaaggaGCCTATAAAATGAGCTAGCAAAAATGATAAAAGTTGaagtatattaaaaaaataataaaatatactcCAGATTTCCTGtcaatttttaatattataagATTCATCTATAATAGAATTTAACTACAGCCAATTACCAATACTCAATCATAGTTTACAGTTAACATACGAAAAACTAAAAAATCAATAAAGAATTGTTGTTCAATAATTGTTAGATCATACATAATTCATAGGTTCAAAATCTATGCGTTTATAAACACAATGCATAAAATGATTTCTGATGATACAACATTAGGAAGCAATACATTTGATGGTATGCCCTTTACCTTGGATTCGACAACTCAGAAAAGGTATGTATAATCTTTGTGCAATGGATATGAGCTTGGAGCAATATTCTAATTGCTCCTAAAAGAAGCATTATTCCTACAAGACTCGAATGGTTCTACTGTTGTTTTtcataaataaatgaaaagaaattgaTTACTGGACTGGACTTCCAAGTGCAAAATCATAGATACTTGCTTCTGTAAATATACATTATGCCTTTTCATAGCTGTAATAAACTTAGATATTTAGCCCACATTAACATAATTttgtctattttttttatatataatggcGGCTCACACATGATGAATGTGGGTGCagccaacaaaattagaaaaaaagagaTAGCACCAAGAATAAAGCGAAGCCGTGCACAGAGCCAGGGTTTGTGTAAATTGAATTCGAAGTGCCACATGGAGGATATTTGAACAACCTAATTTTCTTCAGGAGGCCGTGGCCTCTCTTTGGCCTTAGGGATTAGCCAAGCGTCAGATAGAATTTGGATTGCTAAACAGCTTTGATGATGctaacaagaaattcatacttatatatatatatatatatatataagatttAAGACTAAGATTAAGATAAGGTCTAAGATATATATAAGGTCGGAAGTGGTGAGGTCATGTATAGGAATAGGATTCAAACTCTGACTTTGAATCCGATTGTTGGTATCCAACACTGATCCAAAAGCTTTCATCAAAACCAGGTGATAAGAACAATGCTTCTCTAAGCAGAAATTGCTGGTGCTTTTATATATAGGATAGATAAGAATCTTCAAAATCCCCTTACCCTAAACAAGTGAGCATAATAGAGCTTACAGTTGTCGTCTATCTTTGCCCGATCATCGAATCGTCAGTCTTAACTCTTTGAATCAGTCAGCAAATTAGTTAGTCCATTAATCTGTAGTGGAATAGTCTCTGTGTGGGTCATAGCAAAATTTAACTAAGAAATAAATATGTCCAACTAGATGTTTTAAGGGACAAAACAACAATAGcaacaaaaaaagagagcaaaTATAGGCCTTCTTGCAATAACACCAGCTTTATTCCAAACCTATGTGTATCAAAACAATATACTTCTTAGTCGAAcaaactaataagcaacaagAAGACGGCATACACATtaatcttttaaatatttttattctgCCAACCCTTCCGGCCGAAACCCTCTTAATTaactgaaagaaaaaagaataattttCATGCACTCCGTTTCATAGACACGCTGCTGCTATCTGGGCCCCGACACCTGCTGCGACGAGAGGTACGACGGCGACCCGCTGCTGGTCGCCGTCGCGGGGCTGCACACCGATCCGATGTTGTGACCGCCGGTACCAAACAAGGACGCGTTCCCCGCCGGCTCCGCGAACCCCCTCCCGTAGAGCCTTAAGAAGTTGAGCGACTCCACCCTTGGCTCCCCCACCTCCGCCGTCCGTTCCAGCATCGCCACCACGCTCCCCATGGCCGGCCTCAGCCCGGGCTCCTCGTGGAGGCAGCAGAGAGCCACCCTCACCACCCTCTCAACCTCCGCCGCCGGCGCCCGCCCCTCCAACCTCGGGTCCGCCAGCTCCCCGTACCTCCCCTGCTCGTGCGCCTCCAAAGCCACCATCGGAAAATACCTccccccgccgccgccaccaGACCCTGTCGACTCCGAACACCCCGCCGACTCGCTCTCCCCCTCGCTCGGCACCACCGACTTGTTCTTTCTCCCCCTAACCAGCTCCAGCAGCACCATCCCGAAGCTGTACACGTCGGTCCAGTCCGAGATGGCCGAGTTGGTCAGCCACTCCGGCGCCAGGTACCCCCTCGTTCCCCGCATCGTCGTGAACAATCCTGACTGCTCCGGCCGCAGCAGCTTCGCCAGCCCAAAGTCGCCGATCCTCGCCTGCCCACGCTCGTCGAGCAGAATGTTCTCGGGCTTCACGTCGCAGTGAACGATCTTGTGCTCGCACCCTGTATGCAGGTATGCAAGCCCCCGCGCCGCCCCGATCGCTATATCGATCCGCTCCTGCCACTCCAGCACCGGCCCGACGCCGAACAGCGATCGGTCGAGGGATCCCCGGCTCATGTACTCGTAGACGAGCAGCCGCTTGGTCCCCTCGGCACAGAAACCCCGCAGCCGGACGAGGTTGACATGGCGGATGTTGCCGATGACTGCGATCTCGGTGCAGAATTCCTTCTTGCCTTGGAGGCCCACGTTGTCGATCTTTTTCACGGCAACGAGGGTCTCGTCAGGCAGCTCGCCTTTGTACACGGCGCCGAACCCGCCGGACCCGATTTTAGTCCTGAAGTTCCATGTTGCCGCTTCTAGTTCAGCGTACGTGAACCTTGTCGGAAGGCCCAGGATCGAtatgtcgtcgtcgtcgtcgtctgaTTCATGGTTGCCGGACGACCTTCCTTTATCTCCTGCTGTCGCCACCATCGTCCTTGACTTCTGCCGGCCTAATTGTATCTCCTTCATCACCGCTGATTTTGATCTTCTTATGCTGGGACCTCTCTTCCTTTGCTGCTGCCTCGTCCACCAAAGAATTCCCATGAAAATCACAACAATGATGAGCAGGAATGCAGCTATGGTTGGCAACAAGATGGGGATGAGATGTCTAGACGTGCTCTTCCCGGAGATCGGCTGCGGCGATCCGGAGAGCAGGGTCTTGACGTAGATACTACTCGCAGTTTCACCATCTTTGCTGTTAAAGACGGAGCCTAACTGGTTCTCCAGTAGGTAGCAAGATCTTGACGAATTCCTGTAGATGAAAGCAACACATGAACAATTCCCCGAGCAGAGGCTTTGGCATGCCGATATGCCCTGGCCGACGGTTATTGGCACCATGAATTTGTTTGCAAAGTAGACGATACCGCTCCCTGGGCTCAGATAAGAGATTGAGAAATTGGCCCCGCAGGTGGAGGCCAGAAGGGAATCATCGGCCGGCGAGCAACCGCCGGTTTTTGAAGCCGCAAAGAGAACCGGGCAGGTGCAGGAGGTGCCGTTCGCCCCGGTGTTGCAGAGGCCGAGGGTCTGGCAGGAGAACGGCAGGTCGCAGTCACTGCTCGGCGCGACAAATTTATCATCCAAGCTCGACGAAGAGTTGGCCGCGGAGTAGCTAATGATTTGAAATCGGCCGGCAGAGTCTAACTTCATAATACGGAAGCTCGAAGCTGCGAGAAACACGTGAAAAATTACCTTTTGATTGGTTGACAACAGGTAGAGCCCAGTGGAGTTGGAGACCATGAAGGAGATGTCGGCGTTGTCGTCCTTGAAGGAGCGGGCGTCGGTGGAAATGCTGTAGTATTGCTGAGACTCTTTCCATGTCATGACCGCGTCGCTGGTGGTGACGGTGAGCCGGTAGTCCCCCTCAGAGAAGTTGGTATCGGAGACCGGACTCGTGAGGGAGGAGCCGGCACGGAGGGGCTGGTCGGAGAGGAGGGTGTCGGTGGGATGATCGAAGGACCGCCAGAGGGAGGCGTTGGACGCGTTGACGAGGAGGAGGTTTCCGGTGTCAAGGAGGCGGAGGGCCCGGACTGGAGAGGGAAGGGGAGGGGTTGACCATAAAAGAGAGCCGTTGGGGTGGACGACGGAGAGACCGACAGGGGAGAGGATGACGAGGCCATCGTTGGGGATGGGCGAGTTGCGGTTGGCGGACCAGACGGGGGTGCTGGTGGGGCCGTGGAGGAGGGTGAGGTAGTAATGGGACGGCTGCTGGCCGGCGTTGTAGATGGCAGCTTTGAAGGTGGCGTTGCGGGAGGTGAGGAAGACGCCGGCGTTGTCGACGTAGTTGATGACGGTGGCGGTGAAGTTGGGGTAGAGGAATTCGGTGGCAActacggcggcggaggaggtgaAGGgatagaggaggaggaggaggacgacgaCGAATGGGGTGGCCATCTGGGCTGGGTTCTGTGTCCATGAGCTGGAAATGGGAAGGTTCTGGGGGTTGGTGTGGTGGTGTTTGGGTTTGCGTTGACCGTTGGGGAGTTCGCTAGCGTCCGGGCCAGCTGCTATTTCCCGGTGAATTGTTTGCAGGGCGAATGCAATGGGAAAAGGGCTTGCCGACTGTATGATCGGGACATGATAGCTACTCTGATTTCTTGGTCAACGGCTGGTAATCCGTTTTCATGCCATAAAAAAACGTATGCGGCCAAAACCAGAAACAAAACTCCCAATCCTGGGTATTTGACTTGGACCCTACAATCCCATCGTTTGCACCCATGCGCTGATGCGCCTCCCAGAAAAGGACGTAAATGGGTCGGGTTAAATATTAGACCCATTTCATATTTCAAATTGGATCTGGATTTAATAAACTTTGACCCTGCCTAATCCTACCCGTTCCGAACCATACATTTTATAAATCTATTTTGGGTTTCCTAACCCAAATTAATctaataaaaatattctaaatcatttcctctttttttttgaaagaaaaaaaaagctcaaACTAATTTTACTACCTTAAAAAAAGCTAGCCATTGAGgttattaaaatttgaaagtaGATTACAGTtctaaataaatattaattcatAAAGTTTTGACTATATTAGTAAATAATTTTGTGGCAGTCAAAATTCAGCTTGATAAATTTTCTTCCTGACATCTTATTAATAAACAAATAGAATAAATTACAACCTCCAAGGTTTATGTTTATTTACACTAATATTCAATAGCTTGTAAAACGTACGCTAACACATCTGGTTAAATTAATTGTATTAGTGAAACCGTTTACCTCATGTGAAAAATCGAAATTGCTCTTGAGTGGGGAAGaaggatatatatattttcttatattctTAGGTAACTATTATAtcacttaaggatattttggtcatttttgaaattttttctcATGTATCATTTGGGTCCCATTAAAAGTTAATGACTGGATTAATGTTCTGTTAAATTATGAGTTAAAgtgttggataaaaataaacctcAAGGGTAAGCGTAGGTTTTTCGAACTATTaggtataaatataatttactcCTAATTTATGGGGGATTTTGTAATTTATTTAAACAAATATAGACATGGATTCGAATTGTAATTTATGGGGGATCTGAATCCCAATACTTTGGGTTGGGTCGAGATTTTACGTGACTTCAACTCGATCCAAACGACCCGTTGGGGCAAAAATATTTTTCGTAGACCTGACCCAACCTAATCCGATCATTTATTGGATTGGGTTCGGGTCCAATATCAAAAGCCATACATGCAATCGGGTTGGATTAGAGTCAAACATGCACCAGTCTAATCGGATCCACGCAACCATACTCGCAGCAATCTCTCACCATAGAAATCCATGTGGTAAGTAAAATTATTCCCCATTAACTTTATCTTACTTATACAAATTTCAACCCAATTagtcttcaaattaatttccaACGATTTTATCTTATTTATACAAATTTCAACCCAATTTTGCCTATCTAAACTAGGTTGTTCTTTTCCGACGAGCGTTGacttctaataaaaaaaaaaaagtcaaagtGTTTTCAAATTTGTTTAGCACGCTTCTTTTTTCTACCAGCAACCCTGAAAACTCATTCTACAAAACCTTCAATTAACATCATAAACAGTAGTAGTTAAGTAAGCCATCGTATCTAACTTCCTAGGAGTGCCTACTTTTAAGATTGCAAGTGTAACTTGCCAATCCAGTAAAGCCATGTGTCTTAAGTTCAATTTCAaccttgaaatccacttgtgtTTTTTTTAGAGGCAGTCCTAGCCTTCAAAGTCTTGAAACCCTTCTCTTTTAATCTCTTGATGAGATGGCATCTTACTAGTCATCAAATCTTAAAAATTCTCAATAAACTCCAAATCTAACCATTCATCTAACCCTCCTCGTACTTACAAGTACCTCCCAACAAAGAGATTTTCTAATCTTTGGATTCTTCTGTGTTTAGATTCAAGCCCTGAAAAATTtaggaggaaaaataaaaaaggagatgtggaaaaatggagTCATCCTCTACACTAAGCCCATTCTCAATCTGCCATTAAAGCAACCTAAAGCTTTACATCCAGCTAGATTTAACCGCTTTGActactttttccttttcttcccaagactAATAATACTTATATTTAGGAGATCCAAGAGCAAGGAATACATAGTTGAAGTCAAGAAGAGGAGGGCCAATCAAGCCGTTGGAGCCGATTCGATACTCTCTTCCCCCTCTCTTGACGAGTTTCTCTTGTTATTTGCTTTAGTTGATGCTCAAATGATGTCGATATATTGTTAATTAATGTATTTTTTGCTTCATGAATGCTATTAAAATTCAattgatattttctttttagtaatgtagatttttttttgttctcttgCTTTTTCCTGTTTCGATCTAATTCATCGTTATGAAGTAGGGGTGGCATAGAAGATCACTTGATCCTCTTCTCTAAGGACCTTGACAAACCATATAGACCTAGATCAAGAGAGGAAAAGGGCTGAGATCTTGGATGAATCTTATCTTACCTCTAATgaaggggtggttctatatacaccccccctattgctaaggacacccccccaaaaaccaaaaaaaaaatacccaaactaacctttagtgtaattaccatattgcccttgaaattttctcatacaccccccttcctcctcctccgtttcgttttgaaaagaaaaaaaaaacacccctcaaaccccccttaaacccctcgatccatttacatcgtttaggcgatctttgaaggagatttaagcctcattcgaagcatggacaagcaactagtgatttgggacgaagaatcggccgcaaaggtacgtgttccaccttgtttcgaaatttttttttttcacggttcgtgctccgttcgacactggatcgccgaacaaaaggcttctgttcggctgaacagtgccgaacagaagccttctgttcggcaaccctcaaccgaacagatctgttcggctgcacagtgccgaacagaaggcttctgtccggcactgttcagccgaacagaagccttttgttcggcgatccagtgccgaacggagcacgaaccgtgaaaaaaaaaaatttcggaagaagccggcgaggtggttccgggagaagccggcgaggtggtcggagatcgggagaatgccggcgacgagagggagaagggggaacgggggggttttgggtgttggcgaggtgttttggaggggaagagcggggtggggggggtttggggggtgtagagagcaatttaggtgagggggtggggagggtggggggtaatttaggaatttttaattttttaggggtgtccttagcaaatgggggggtgtagagagtatttaatttttttttaatttttggggggtgtcccgagcaatagggggggtgtatatagaaccacccctaaTGAAGGCTAGTTCAACTAGTGTTCATTGTTTGTAGTCCATATACCCCCCATGAGATGTGCGTTTTGACCTTATGTTgtctttttttatgaaatttccgGGACCTTTTCACAAGACGGTTTTATTCCAGCTTTCCCTGATCCCGTGTTAGATCTTTAGACTTCTTAGAGAATATCTAAGATAAAAAGAGCTTGGAGAATGAGTTGGGACACTGAAGTCATTTTCTCTTGTTGGAGCATTTGGCTGAAAAGAAATGCCAGAATTTTCTCCAATTCTCAAAAAATCTGCTTAGGACTTATTGGACTGAATTAGGTTTCCATTGATGGATTAGACTGAAGGTGGGTCCCTTCAAAAAAGCTGCTGATATctccattttattttatttttccttaaattcttagtcGTAACTACTCGTGTTCATGATACTCTCTAATAAAATATCAAGATAGTGCTTGCAAAGTGAAGAATGGTTGTCTCTTCTTCCATCCTCATCCACCCATGATGAGACTTCTGCTTCCCTTAGGCATAGTCAATGCATAGAAATTTTATTCAAGCAATGCATCCGATATCCTATCTTTAATAGATAGACTTTTTATTTGATACATCTAACTACCCTGGGGGCGGATTGCATCTTTCGCATGAAAAAATAATTGATCTTTTTTTCACGGTATTCAATATTAGATAgcattttacatagatcttaaaGTACACCGAATTTTTTCATTCATCTATTTGCTGAGATCTCAAAAAGCCGCTATTCTGCGATCCAACGATGAATTCATGCGAAGAAAGATAAATTCTTCTTTCATGCAAAATATACAGTCCAAACCGATCCTCCTTTAGTTCTGTGTTCTTTCTTCTGCAGAAGAAATCCATTTGGTGATCGGTTGAGTGGTGCATTTCTTTATCCTTGGCACAGCATCAACACGCAAGTTTCCATGCAAGGCTTGGGAAAAATACCATCGTCCCTGAAGACAGCTTTGTCATCCTCGCCCGTACCACCGTACTGTACTCACCAGCCGTGCAATCGCAATCCGGTCATGAACCATCCTTCTTTCTTCCGGAGAGcccataagatttttttttttaatgcgggCCCCACCTTTTAACCCAGCACGTGTCAGCATTGTACGAGGAGCATGCCCGCAGCTGATCGTCTCCCATCTCCCATGTTTAAAATGGCTTTGGGTCCTCTTCTCCGCGCATCCTTCCTTGTTTAAAGTGAGATCTCTGGTTCGGATGCTTTCAATCCGAAATCTAAAcaaagtaagaaaccaagtcacCGCAATGCCGCTTCTCGCCGCAGCCCACCAGGTTCTGGTCACCGCCGGCCCCCTGAGCCCCACCACTCACCTCCGCAGTCTCCAACCGCAGAGCACCGCTTCGTTCGCTTTCCTCTCCTGCGAACCAAAAGCCAAGCCGAGACGCTGTCGCTCCCTAAGttgttctcttcttccttccctcgGTCGTTGGCGGCCCTCTCGAAGCCCAGTTGGTTCCCCGAACCCACTCCATTTCTTGCTTGACGGTTCGCTGTCCCTCTGCTCCCACCTGGGAATCCTACCTCCCGATTTCCCCGACCGCTGGCGGCATCT
Coding sequences within it:
- the LOC103712545 gene encoding G-type lectin S-receptor-like serine/threonine-protein kinase At5g35370 codes for the protein MATPFVVVLLLLLYPFTSSAAVVATEFLYPNFTATVINYVDNAGVFLTSRNATFKAAIYNAGQQPSHYYLTLLHGPTSTPVWSANRNSPIPNDGLVILSPVGLSVVHPNGSLLWSTPPLPSPVRALRLLDTGNLLLVNASNASLWRSFDHPTDTLLSDQPLRAGSSLTSPVSDTNFSEGDYRLTVTTSDAVMTWKESQQYYSISTDARSFKDDNADISFMVSNSTGLYLLSTNQKVIFHVFLAASSFRIMKLDSAGRFQIISYSAANSSSSLDDKFVAPSSDCDLPFSCQTLGLCNTGANGTSCTCPVLFAASKTGGCSPADDSLLASTCGANFSISYLSPGSGIVYFANKFMVPITVGQGISACQSLCSGNCSCVAFIYRNSSRSCYLLENQLGSVFNSKDGETASSIYVKTLLSGSPQPISGKSTSRHLIPILLPTIAAFLLIIVVIFMGILWWTRQQQRKRGPSIRRSKSAVMKEIQLGRQKSRTMVATAGDKGRSSGNHESDDDDDDISILGLPTRFTYAELEAATWNFRTKIGSGGFGAVYKGELPDETLVAVKKIDNVGLQGKKEFCTEIAVIGNIRHVNLVRLRGFCAEGTKRLLVYEYMSRGSLDRSLFGVGPVLEWQERIDIAIGAARGLAYLHTGCEHKIVHCDVKPENILLDERGQARIGDFGLAKLLRPEQSGLFTTMRGTRGYLAPEWLTNSAISDWTDVYSFGMVLLELVRGRKNKSVVPSEGESESAGCSESTGSGGGGGGRYFPMVALEAHEQGRYGELADPRLEGRAPAAEVERVVRVALCCLHEEPGLRPAMGSVVAMLERTAEVGEPRVESLNFLRLYGRGFAEPAGNASLFGTGGHNIGSVCSPATATSSGSPSYLSSQQVSGPR